GATAACCATCGTGCTTAATAGTTTAATAACTATCCCTTTATTTCGAAGCTTTACTAGGTTATTTACAGAAACTCATACAAATTATAGAGTTTCTGCCAGTGAAAGGTTGCAACATGTCAgatcaagaagataaacCAAAACATTTCAGTGATGCTGAAACAAGggaacaaagaaaaaaacGATTCTTACTTGATACAGACCCTAAAATTGCCAAGCTCAATGATGTGGACGATTCAACTAAGAggtttaaatatttattaggATTGACTGATATTTTCAGATACTTTATAGACTTGAATGCATCCAAGGACACgcaattcaagaaaataatcaagcaaatagataataatgtCTCGTTTATGGAACCGCcaaccaagaagaagaagagaagaaagacAGAAAAAGAGGAAGATGCAGAATTGTTGGAGGATGAAGAACATATATATGACGAGGGATCTCAACGGACAATATTAACAGAATCCCCTAGTTTTGTCAAGGAGGGGACGCTAAGAGAATATCAGATTCAAGGATTGAATTGGTTGATATCTCTTTATGAAAATAGATTGAGTGGTATACTAGCAGACGAGATGGGATTAGGAAAAACATTACAGACCATTGCCTTTTTAGGTTATCTAAGATATATCAAGAAAATAGATGGTccattcattattattgtgCCAAAATCAACATTGGACAACTGGCGGAGGGAATTTGCGAAGTGGACTCCTGATGTTAACGTAATTGTTTTACAAGGAAATAAGGAGGGCCGTAATGAGGTAATACAGAATAAGCTATTAAATGCTGAATTTGACGTCCTAATAACCTCGTTCGAAATGGTTATTCGTGAGAAAGCAcacttgaagaaatttagATGGGAGTATATTGTGGTAGATGAAGCACATCGTATCAAGAATGAAGATAGTTCGTTATCGCAGATTTTAAGGCTATTTTATTCTAAGAATAGATTATTAATAACGGGTACGCCACTTCAGAATAATCTTCATGAGTTATGGGCGTTACTAAATTTTTTGTTGCCTGATGTATTTGGGGATTCGGAAGTATTTAATGAATGGTTTGAAAACCAGGGTGGTAAAacagatgaagataaagaaaagaatcAGGACAAAGtaattcaacaattacATAAAGTTTTGAGTCCATTTTTATTGCGTAGGATCAAGGCGGATGTTGAAAAGTCATTGTTACCtaaaattgaaactaatatttatattggTATGGCAGATATGCAAATAAAATGGTACAAAAAGTTGTTGGAAAAAGATATCGATGCTGTTAATGGGGTTGTTGGTAAAAGAGAAGGTAAAACTAGATTGTTAAATATTGTAATGCAGTTGAGAAAGTGTTGCAATCatccatatttatttgatgGCGCAGAACCGGGCCCACCATATACAACTGACGAGCATTTGGTTTTCAATGCTGgaaaaatgattatattgGATAAGATGCTAAAAAAGTTTAAAAAGGAAGGTTCAAGggttttaattttttcacaAATGTCAAGATTACTAGACATTTTAGAAGATTACTGCTATTTGAGGGATTATTCGTACTGTAGAATAGATGGTTCCACTTCCCATGAGGATAGAATTGAGGCAATTGACCAGTATAACATGCCAGACCTGGACAAGTTTATTTTTCTATTAACTACTAGAGCAGGTGGTTTGGGTATTAATTTGACTAGTGCTGATATAGTTATATTGTATGACTCTGACTGGAACCCACAGGCTGACCTACAAGCTATGGATAGGGCGCATAGAATTGGTCAAAAGAAACAGGTCAAGGTTTATAGGTTTGTCACTGAAAATGCTATTGAAGAGAAAGTCTTAGATAGAGCGGCACAAAAATTGAGATTGGATCAATTAGTCATTCAGCAAGGAAGACAaataaatgcaaataaCTCTGTTGGTGGTTCGAAGGATGATTTATTAGGAATGATTCAACATGGTGCTAAAAAGGTTTTTGAGTCCCAGCAAAGCTCGACAATGTTAGATGACGATATTGATGCTATCTTGCAAAAAGGTGCAGAAAAGACAGCAAATTTGAATGCCAAgtttaataatttgggTTTAGATGACTTGCAAAATTTTACCTCCGATTCTTCGACGTACGAATGGAATGGCCAAAATTTTGCCAAGAAGGAGAATCAAGGAGAATTAGAGTTTACTTGGATCAATCCACCTAAGCGTGAGAGAAAAGAGTTAACTTACTCTATTGATAACTATTATAAAGATGTTTTGAAAACAACACCTCttgcaaataaaaataataatttgctGTCAAAATTTAAAGCAcctaaaatatataatattcaagacCATCAATTCTTTCCTAATGGTTTAAAGGAACTACTTGACAGAGAGCAATTAGCTTATAAAAAACAGATAGGTTACCGATTTGCGTTAAATGAGTTTGGTGACAGCGATGAAGAATTCTTAGCAGAGGAATTTAAGAATGAATTACCCAGAGaggaaagaagaaggttaGAGCAAGAGAAGGTGAATAATGTTGTGCCATTGACAGAGGAAGAGgtagaattgaagaataaacTATTAGCTGAAAGCTTTCATAATTGGACTAGGCGAGATTTCACAAATTTCATTCACGGGTCTTCCAAGTTTGGTAGAAATGATTACTCAAGTATCGCAAAGGCAATGGGtaataaagatgaagatgatgtAGAGCGTTATCTGAGAAAATTTTGGGAATCTTATTCCTTAATTGAAGGTTACGATAAGTATGTATCTCAAATTGAAAGTAGCGAGAAAAAGATCgccaaattattgaaccAACAGAAGCTTTTAAGTATCAAGATGGAATCATTGAAAGATCCTTTGGAGgaattaaaaattcaatacCCTCCAAATAATTCCAAGAGAGTTTACTCTAAGCATGAAGATAGATTTATATTGCATTGTGTTCACAAATATGGCCTATTTAGTGAACACTTATTGGAAAAAATAAAGGAAGAGATAGCCATCAATGATTCATTCAAGTTTGATTGGTATATGTTGTCTAGGACACCACAGGAATTAGGAAGACGTGTTAATACGTTATTATTGGCGATCACGAGAGAACTAGAAGGACCGCCTGCtataaaaaagaaaattaagGGTAGTTCAAATGCTAGTAGCCGCCCTGGTTCTATCGAGCCCACGGCAATTAGTGATaacaattctaataatttaaatttaggtaccaagaagagaaaaatatGACGGTTTATAATCtagatatatattaacTGCTTTTTAACGAATATTTATACgattatttcaagaaatacaTAATGTAATGATAGTATTAAACATATTCCTCgcaaatattttcttgtaccgtagaaatataatatggTACTTTATTTGCAGTCCAACTAACAGAAAGGTAGTTACTCATCTCATGCCTTTCaactttcaaataatcaaatattgttttatCACTTGAAGCCTTATATCTTGgtctaataaaatttcttaaaCTTATAATCTTCGTGCCTGGTTTTAAACCATACAACATTTTTCCTACAGCAGTATTCAAATTAACATCAAAGAGATAGTTATTGACAAGAAGTACATCACATTCAATTACTGCTTGACGAACAATATCATTCTCAACAAAACTTTGCAGGAGCGCAAAATTCAATGGTAATTTTTTTAACCCCAACAACGCCAAATGCTTATTAAGTAGCATGGTCTGTAATTCAGTCAATTTAGAAGCATGTTCCATTATTTCGCAACCACCACTAAGATGTACTCCGAATTCCAAAGCTGCTTGAAAAGTAGTATTTCCTACTCCTGAACCTAAATCGTAGAATTTGTGCTGTGGTTGCAAATTAACTTTAGTTAGGACTTCACTAGTAAACGAAGGCAATAATTCACCATAGACCTCAGCCGTAAAAGCTTTATAGGACCTAAGCTTCCTTGATTCTGTAGATACAATCCTCGAATATATACGCAAAAGAATTTGTTGTACGCAAAATCTAGATACACTAGTCTTTTCTTTGAGATGACGAAAGAAATTCAGTTCGTAGTTTTCAGGCTTCACGGCATTGACAACCATCTTATTTCTAGTATTAAGCCTGACCGGGGTACAAGGTATAGAacctttattattattgtttctGAAATCGCTTTCTATTGGTGGTTCATTTTCCTTATTATCCTCTTCTGAAGATATAGGAGGTGTAAGGCGGTTTGATGAATCGTGTGTGAAACAACGCTTCAtagattttatcaaatcgAATGAAGGACTTGATGGTTCAATAGGGTCATTATCAGATATTGGATTCTCTTCAGTCGATAGCTGGATTTCTGAATAGAAAATATCCAATCTAATGTCTTCATCTGAGGGTATTTTAATCTCATTAGGCAGCAAATAGGCcctaatttcttcattgatATCATGAGAACCTATATCAACATCATTAGGTGTTAATTCAACCATTAAACGGTTCCATTTATCTATAACAAACATAAACCTAACGAAATCATTTTCCTCAATAGAAATATCgatttctttattatactcacttaaaataattttcttcaattttgaagaatgaGAAAAGAACAATGAGTAATGAAGTTGAAACAACTTCTTAATCTCATTTATGGGGTCCAACTCATTAGATTTAGGCTCTGCTAGAATAAACAACTCACTATGTTGAGGATAAAGCAAAAATCGTATTCTTATTTTGTTCATAGGGTTGAGTATCATCCTATTCGTATTTCTATCCACGATAGTTAACAGtggaaatgaaattggCATGTCACGATAATTCTTACAATGCTGTGAAATAATATCCGCTGCTATGGTATCAGTAAGAGATATTTCGCTACAATTTTGAACCATAATATTGGTATCTTCTCTAAATGATAACTTAGGCGGCCGAGGTTGAGTTTCATAGACTTCATTCACATATAGTTGCCGTCCATATAAAGGGACCAATGTATCTGTAGAAATATCTTCTGGGTCATAAGGGCTTCTTTTCTCCTCATTTTCGATTTTATTGAGCTTCTTTTTTaaagatatttcaacatcagAAACAATCAGACTATCGGAAGCATCAAGTTTAGCTTCCTTTAAGTTTTCAGACTTGAAAGATTTCTGTTCTTTGACCTTGTCAGGCTCAACGTCgcatttcattaattttttagtTTCTTGTATTCTGTTTGTTTCATTAAGATTTTGACTTTTTGGCTTTTTAAGTTTCGTCTCCAACTTGATCTGCATTAGTCTCTCACGCTTTCTCTTTTGACCTTCTTTGAGTACACACCTATTACCGGTAACACTTTGAAAGTATGCCGATTCCTCCTTTAAGACTTCAACCATAGACGTTGgtttttttgattttcttttcttctgttcattatttttaCCTTTCAATTTATGATCTGAGATCATGTTTTCGACTCCTTTATCATGTGGAATTACTTTCGCTTCCGTTACTTCTTCGTTTTCTAAATGCAATTTACTAGGCTGCATTATATCACTAGCTTTATCTTTAGGTTTATCTAATTTAGATGCATAACGAGAGTTTCTTCTACGACTcaaattaccaaaattgTCTGAGCTATACCATTTAGCCatgtataataattcatcaacttGA
The nucleotide sequence above comes from Debaryomyces hansenii CBS767 chromosome A complete sequence. Encoded proteins:
- a CDS encoding DEHA2D01672p (similar to uniprot|Q08773 Saccharomyces cerevisiae YOR304w ISW2 Member of the imitation-switch (ISWI) class of ATP-dependent chromatin remodeling complexes); translation: MSDQEDKPKHFSDAETREQRKKRFLLDTDPKIAKLNDVDDSTKRFKYLLGLTDIFRYFIDLNASKDTQFKKIIKQIDNNVSFMEPPTKKKKRRKTEKEEDAELLEDEEHIYDEGSQRTILTESPSFVKEGTLREYQIQGLNWLISLYENRLSGILADEMGLGKTLQTIAFLGYLRYIKKIDGPFIIIVPKSTLDNWRREFAKWTPDVNVIVLQGNKEGRNEVIQNKLLNAEFDVLITSFEMVIREKAHLKKFRWEYIVVDEAHRIKNEDSSLSQILRLFYSKNRLLITGTPLQNNLHELWALLNFLLPDVFGDSEVFNEWFENQGGKTDEDKEKNQDKVIQQLHKVLSPFLLRRIKADVEKSLLPKIETNIYIGMADMQIKWYKKLLEKDIDAVNGVVGKREGKTRLLNIVMQLRKCCNHPYLFDGAEPGPPYTTDEHLVFNAGKMIILDKMLKKFKKEGSRVLIFSQMSRLLDILEDYCYLRDYSYCRIDGSTSHEDRIEAIDQYNMPDSDKFIFLLTTRAGGLGINLTSADIVILYDSDWNPQADLQAMDRAHRIGQKKQVKVYRFVTENAIEEKVLDRAAQKLRLDQLVIQQGRQINANNSVGGSKDDLLGMIQHGAKKVFESQQSSTMLDDDIDAILQKGAEKTANLNAKFNNLGLDDLQNFTSDSSTYEWNGQNFAKKENQGELEFTWINPPKRERKELTYSIDNYYKDVLKTTPLANKNNNLSSKFKAPKIYNIQDHQFFPNGLKELLDREQLAYKKQIGYRFALNEFGDSDEEFLAEEFKNELPREERRRLEQEKVNNVVPLTEEEVELKNKLLAESFHNWTRRDFTNFIHGSSKFGRNDYSSIAKAMGNKDEDDVERYSRKFWESYSLIEGYDKYVSQIESSEKKIAKLLNQQKLLSIKMESLKDPLEELKIQYPPNNSKRVYSKHEDRFILHCVHKYGLFSEHLLEKIKEEIAINDSFKFDWYMLSRTPQELGRRVNTLLLAITRELEGPPAIKKKIKGSSNASSRPGSIEPTAISDNNSNNLNLGTKKRKI
- a CDS encoding DEHA2D01694p (some similarities with CA5702|CaPCH1 Candida albicans CaPCH1 Putative ATPase) gives rise to the protein MENIAHHNTTYNITPICSDSSECSSMEMLPLGCKTHSDKSDARRNLMDTGIYTPDSNSDSSDPRSDSSCVDVSNSLAVSHPISFCNWTDEESSLLTEHIKTDLTSEALTSAFPNKSLALIIRKIHDLQPVLDWTKNEIYLLAGIILNDSNSAIRRHKHKFPCRNVSNLNKKFQHYKNMVRRLNGVDHSKWTKPEIASLISLIDYDLTKTKLQKELPNKNIEEIKDLTNEMRIHSNFSHVESVLFEQTMTENDPIEIVLDQFPLKNKETCKKRLLKLNELSQHRDMAKRRLDEFESLIQNELKQIKDSIDLTRLKYLLVNDLTGKQLRSSFPGISMKYLKLIAKEMGFDEAGEYTLAEMNFLKKALQENAKLKSIIDELPFRSQLSIETKINSVEPNRRRSVFTSQVDELLYMAKWYSSDNFGNLSRRRNSRYASKLDKPKDKASDIMQPSKLHLENEEVTEAKVIPHDKGVENMISDHKLKGKNNEQKKRKSKKPTSMVEVLKEESAYFQSVTGNRCVLKEGQKRKRERLMQIKLETKLKKPKSQNLNETNRIQETKKLMKCDVEPDKVKEQKSFKSENLKEAKLDASDSSIVSDVEISLKKKLNKIENEEKRSPYDPEDISTDTLVPLYGRQLYVNEVYETQPRPPKLSFREDTNIMVQNCSEISLTDTIAADIISQHCKNYRDMPISFPSLTIVDRNTNRMILNPMNKIRIRFLLYPQHSELFILAEPKSNELDPINEIKKLFQLHYSLFFSHSSKLKKIILSEYNKEIDISIEENDFVRFMFVIDKWNRLMVELTPNDVDIGSHDINEEIRAYLSPNEIKIPSDEDIRLDIFYSEIQLSTEENPISDNDPIEPSSPSFDLIKSMKRCFTHDSSNRLTPPISSEEDNKENEPPIESDFRNNNNKGSIPCTPVRLNTRNKMVVNAVKPENYESNFFRHLKEKTSVSRFCVQQILLRIYSRIVSTESRKLRSYKAFTAEVYGELLPSFTSEVLTKVNLQPQHKFYDLGSGVGNTTFQAALEFGVHLSGGCEIMEHASKLTELQTMLLNKHLALLGLKKLPLNFALSQSFVENDIVRQAVIECDVLLVNNYLFDVNLNTAVGKMLYGLKPGTKIISLRNFIRPRYKASSDKTIFDYLKVERHEMSNYLSVSWTANKVPYYISTVQENICEEYV